Proteins encoded together in one Aerosakkonema funiforme FACHB-1375 window:
- a CDS encoding DUF1643 domain-containing protein, with the protein MVAEDAEAAAEVRLSICPTGANNALCCYNTLLLLCKDTSSMRMGAIIDATGTYRYSLWREWDANAPRVCFVMLNPSTADATTDDPTIRRCIRFAQFWGYGSLEVVNLFAYRTTTPIDLRHAPNPIGKENDRYCYQASLFATKVIVAWGNWGGLLNRNQTVLNLLFHQQEIDCLGITKPGHPRHPLYIRSNTVPIRYSWPSTVACD; encoded by the coding sequence ATGGTTGCGGAGGACGCTGAAGCTGCTGCTGAAGTACGGCTATCCATATGCCCAACTGGAGCTAACAACGCACTCTGCTGTTACAACACTCTCTTGTTACTATGCAAGGACACTAGCAGCATGAGAATGGGCGCAATAATAGATGCGACTGGTACTTACCGCTATTCACTTTGGCGGGAATGGGATGCCAACGCGCCAAGAGTCTGTTTCGTCATGCTCAATCCCAGCACAGCTGACGCTACAACAGACGACCCAACAATTCGCAGATGTATTCGCTTTGCTCAATTTTGGGGGTACGGTTCTCTTGAGGTAGTCAATCTCTTTGCATACAGAACAACCACCCCAATAGACCTCCGTCATGCTCCTAATCCTATTGGAAAAGAAAATGACCGCTATTGTTACCAAGCAAGTCTTTTTGCCACTAAAGTTATTGTAGCTTGGGGCAACTGGGGCGGCTTACTCAATCGAAATCAAACTGTCCTGAACCTGCTTTTTCATCAACAAGAAATTGACTGCCTGGGCATTACAAAGCCAGGACATCCACGCCATCCTTTGTATATCAGGAGTAACACTGTCCCTATTCGTTATAGTTGGCCCAGCACCGTCGCCTGCGACTGA